From the genome of Perca flavescens isolate YP-PL-M2 chromosome 12, PFLA_1.0, whole genome shotgun sequence, one region includes:
- the LOC114565801 gene encoding zinc finger protein 148-like — protein MCSVVGCDSGRRSALRFKLPEDPERRLEWVQFLFEVNGQRLKESSWTDITICNEHFTEDCFEHLAPGTGAVHLKPGAVPSLCFKSEPDEPLESPHYVEPVQTTEVACHDDIKPCNTSTSYSEKAKPTVTGFHASPVSDSPDALNAVPSGDLIKEKAALLTEGKCIVNERCLLQLFRRKCPSCGCKLQMEKVTHGVLIILNQQCLKCDYRNQWKSQVNASVPTAEDQRLTEVVEVDLTPETQQGVPTDGNLSSTVFSEIVTLSDEESDLSGEGEEGDDGGVSSDGEWNPTEDILLAEELTKNSEEETEDESEDGSGQDSEEEEDSPGGLQIHELCTECGRFFTILKPHTCEHKIKPYSCNVCGKRCVTKTSLKVHSRIHDETYDHPCKFCHAPFKTRVDKLKHEQIHEDRKDPYKCPDCPETFTTNTKRRIHLANHRTPKEYKCGVCDLAFKDVHHLQRHSVVHTGLKPYTCSVCQRGFNQGSHLKSHMRVHTGERPFKCQHCDKSFNHNVSLKSHVQRYHSSSAERERKKGEMDERASDTGDAEDSGIKKDTDSEFDNVKEKPDTKEEVQKESTGKKSSRRSTGRPVGRPKRNAAGSSVQSGGRAGRRLNTAKSKAQKLTKTSSSDEESEAEQSDSDISFDSAEKEEEKGTVRKSTGRSRGRPKNNSDDDFDPEEETKKKRYSSQSSSGKRRGRPKKNQAV, from the exons ATGTGCTCCGTCGTCGGATGTGATTCGGGGCGTCGCAGTGCGCTACGGTTCAAGTTACCGGAGGACCCAGAGAGGAGACTGGAGTGGGTTCAGTTCCTTTTCGAAGTCAACGGGCAACGACTTAAAGAATCGTCCTGGACTGATATCACCATTTGTAATGAACACTTTACTGAAGACTGCTTTGAACACCTGGCTCCAGGGACTGGCGCGGTCCACCTAAAGCCCGGTGCTGTCCCATCACTGTGTTTCAAGTCCGAGCCAGACGAACCTCTGGAGAGCCCACATTATGTG GAGCCTGTTCAAACCACAGAAGTGGCTTGTCATGATGACATTAAACCGTGTAATACTTCAACTTCCTACTCGGAAAAAGCAAAACCTACTGTAACTG GTTTCCATGCAAGCCCGGTGTCAGATTCACCAGATGCTTTGAATGCGGTCCCCTCTGGCGATTTAATCAAGGAAAA AGCTGCGCTTCTGACGGAAGGAAAGTGTATTGTGAATGAACGCTGCCTCCTCCAGTTGTTCCGCCGCAAATGCCCATCATGTGGATGTAAGCTTCAGATGGAGAAGGTCACCCATGGGGTGCTCATCATCTTGAACCAACAGTGCCTTAAGTGTGACTACAGAAACCAATGGAAAAGCCAAGTCAATGCCAGTGTCCCAACAGCTGAAGACCAACGCCTGACAGAAGTAGTAGAAGTAGACCTAACTCCAGAGACCCAACAG ggAGTGCCAACAGATGGCAATCTCAGCAGCACCGTTTTCTCTGAGATTGTTACCCTTAGTGATGAAGAAAGTGATCTGTCAGGTGAAGGAGAAGAAGGTGATGATGGCGGGGTGAGTTCAGATGGGGAATGGAATCCAACTGAGGATATTTTGCTGGCTGAAGAGCTCACAAAGAACTCGGAAGAGGAAACCGAAGATGAAAGCGAAGATGGAAGCGGACAGGATAGCGAAGAGGAGGAAGATTCTCCGGGTGGCCTCCAAATTCATGAGCTCTGCACCGAGTGTGGACGTTTTTTCACTATCCTGAAGCCTCACACATGTGAGCACAAAATAAAGCCCTATTCCTGCAACGTATGTGGCAAACGATGCGTTACCAAGACGTCTCTGAAAGTTCACAGTAGGATTCACGATGAAACCTATGACCATCCATGTAAATTCTGCCACGCTCCCTTCAAAACAAGGGTGGACAAACTTAAACACGAGCAGATCCACGAAGACAGGAAAGATCCCTATAAATGTCCCGACTGTCCTGAGACATTTACCACAAATACAAAACGCAGAATTCACCTGGCAAATCACAGAACCCCAAAGGAGTACAAATGTGGAGTTTGTGATCTAGCCTTTAAGGATGTACATCATCTTCAGAGACACTCTGTCGTGCACACAGGATTGAAACCGTACACGTGTTCAGTGTGCCAGCGTGGCTTCAACCAGGGAAGCCACCTGAAATCCCACATGCGTGTGCACACAGGGGAGAGGCCTTTCAAATGTCAGCACTGTGACAAAAGCTTCAATCACAACGTGAGCTTGAAGAGTCACGTCCAGCGGTACCACTCGTCGAGCGCTGAACGCGAACGAAAGAAAGGTGAAATGGATGAAAGGGCGAGCGACACAGGTGATGCGGAGGACAGTGGGATTAAGAAAGACACAGACTCTGAGTTTGATAATGTGAAAGAAAAACCAGATACAaaagaggaggtgcagaaggAGAGTAcgggaaaaaaaagcagcaggaGGAGCACCGGTAGACCCGTAGGACGGCCTAAGAGAAATGCAGCAGGCAGCTCGGTTCAGTCCGGGGGAAGAGCAGGTCGGCGTCTAAACACTGCAAAATCAAAGGCCCAGAAGTTAACGAAAACCAGTTCCAGCGATGAGGAAAGCGAGGCAGAGCAATCCGACAGTGACATATCCTTTGACTCGGCAgaaaaggaagaggagaaggggACAGTGAGGAAGAGCACGGGGAGATCAAGAGGAAGGCCCAAAAATAACAGTGACGACGATTTTGACCCAGaagaagaaacaaagaaaaagagataCAGCAGTCAGAGCAGCTCAGGGAAACGTAGAGGAAGACCAAAAAAGAATCAAGCGGTCTGA
- the LOC114565523 gene encoding zinc finger protein 37-like isoform X1 — translation MCSVVGCDSGRRSAQRFKLPEDPERRLEWVQFLATVNMQRFKEASWTDIRICSEHFKGDCFNNMSPSHSSFTVKDQLTLTLNPNAVPSLCLKSESEEPETHLQSPTCVEPEETTEAAYQHDQLKTCDGPTSFPEESRLTSTASEGSPVPRGVSSSTDSSDGFFISVYRQLQPTNTNFDLMKEKASLLQTKGKYVVNEKRLLQLFSHKCPSCGSKVKMEKVTHGVLIILNQQCLQCDYRNQWKSQVNASVPTAEDQCLTEVVEVDLTPETQQAVSTDDNPSTITGVPEIVAVIDDKSDAMNETGESSNQGDMDSDEDWKPKNLVLAKMLKNTHDDKTKEKEDYAYPPLVPKQGQLCTECGKFFNKQRPHTCEHKIKPYSCNICGKRCVSKFTLNTHSRIHSENYEYRCKYCHVTFKTKVDKISHEQIHLTEGKPYKCPECSETFAKNKERRIHLEDHRGPPQLKCYFCGIEFLWPLNLQRHLAVHTGEKPFKCSVCQRGFSQPSHLKSHMRLHTGERPFKCQHCDKSFNHNVSLKSHVQRYHSSSSEREQKKDKINRTVSYSVHAEENVNMGGKDFEHDKEVELQKQSKGMPKRKRKSSGRPIGRPKRNAAGNLVLAGEMQGQPSNTKTAKVKVRKLKRTRCSDEESEDEPTKSDMSFDSTEEEEENSEKVTMRASKSRGKAKDSDGDSDFEPEEKKKKRYSSQNSGKSSGKGRGRPRKKQVVKDM, via the exons ATGTGCTCCGTCGTCGGATGTGATTCGGGGCGTCGCAGTGCGCAACGGTTTAAGTTACCGGAGGACCCAGAGAGGAGACTGGAGTGGGTTCAGTTTCTCGCTACAGTCAACATGCAGCGGTTTAAAGAAGCGTCCTGGACAGACATTAGAATTTGTAGCGAACACTTTAAAGGCGACTGTTTTAACAACATGTCACCGAGCCATTCAAGTTTTACTGTCAAGgaccagctaacgttaacgttaaatcCCAATGCTGTCCCATCACTGTGTCTCAAGTCAGAGTCAGAGGAACCTGAGACACATCTGCAGAGCCCAACATGTGTG GAGCCTGAGGAAACCACAGAAGCTGCTTATCAGCATGATCAACTTAAAACATGTGATGGCCCAACTTCCTTTCCTGAAGAGTCAAGACTGACATCAACgg CTTCTGAGGGAAGCCCAGTACCAAGAGGTGTCTCATCCTCAACTGATTCCTCAGATGGTTTTTTTATATCCGTATATCGTCAGCTGCAACCAACAAATACGAATTTTGATTTGATGAAAGAAAA AGCATCACTTCTGCAGACGAAAGGGAAGTATGTCGTTAATGAAAAACGCCTCCTCCAGTTGTTCAGCCACAAGTGCCCGTCATGTGGTTCTAAAGTAAAGATGGAGAAGGTCACCCATGGGGTGCTCATCATCTTGAACCAACAGTGTCTTCAGTGTGACTACAGAAACCAATGGAAAAGCCAAGTCAATGCCAGTGTCCCAACAGCTGAAGACCAATGCCTGACAGAAGTAGTAGAAGTAGACCTAACTCCAGAGACCCAACAG GCAGTGTCAACAGATGACAACCCCAGCACTATCACAGGAGTCCCTGAGATTGTTGCTGTTATTGATGACAAAAGTGATGCCATGAATGAAACAGGGGAATCGAGTAATCAGGGTGACATGGATTCAGACGAGGATTGGAAGCCAAAGAATTTGGTGCTGGCTAAAATGCTCAAAAATACCCATGATGACAAAACTAAAGAGAAAGAAGATTATGCTTATCCTCCACTTGTCCCCAAACAAGGTCAGCTCTGCACAGAGTGTGGAAAGTTTTTTAATAAACAGAGGCCTCACACATGTGAGCACAAAATTAAACCCTATTCTTGCAATATTTGTGGTAAGAGATGTGTTAGCAAGTTCACGCTAAATACTCACAGCAGAATCCACAGTGAAAACTATGAATATCGGTGCAAATACTGCCACGTTACATTCAAAACAAAGGTGGACAAGATCAGTCACGAGCAGATCCACCTAACTGAAGGAAAGCCCTATAAATGTCCCGAATGTTCAGAGACATTTGCCAAAAATAAGGAACGCAGAATCCACCTGGAGGATCACAGAGGCCCTCCCCAGTTGAAGTGTTACTTCTGTGGGATTGAATTCCTCTGGCCACTCAATCTCCAGAGACACTTAGCGGtgcacacag gagagaagccgtTCAAGTGTTCAGTGTGCCAACGTGGCTTCAGCCAGCCAAGCCACCTGAAATCCCACATGCGTCTGCACACAGGGGAGAGGCCTTTTAAATGTCAGCACTGTGACAAAAGCTTCAATCACAACGTGAGCTTGAAGAGTCACGTCCAGCGTTACCACTCATCGAGCTCTGAACGTGAACAGAAGAAGGATAAAATAAACAGAACTGTAAGCTACAGTGTTCATGCTGAGGAGAATGTTAACATGGGAGGGAAAGACTTTGAACATGATAAAGAAGTGGAGTTGCAGAAGCAGAGCAAAGGTATGCCAAAACGTAAAAGGAAGAGCTCCGGTAGACCCATAGGAAGGCCCAAGAGAAATGCAGCAGGCAACCTGGTTCTGGCTGGGGAAATGCAAGGCCAGCCTTCAAACACTAAGACTGCCAAAGTTAAGGTGCGGAAGTTAAAGAGAACACGCTGCAGTGATGAAGAAAGCGAGGATGAGCCGACCAAAAGCGACATGTCCTTTGACtcaacagaggaggaagaggagaataGTGAGAAAGTGACAATGAGAGCAAGCAAATCGAGAGGAAAGGCAAAAGATTCTGATGGCGACTCTGATTTTGAgccagaagaaaaaaagaaaaagaggtacAGCAGCCAGAATAGTGGTAAAAGCTCAGGGAAGGGAAGGGGAAGACCAAGAAAGAAGCAAGTAGTTAAAgacatgtaa
- the LOC114565523 gene encoding RB-associated KRAB zinc finger protein-like isoform X2 produces the protein MCSVVGCDSGLRSALRFKLPEDPERRLEWVQFLFEVNGQRLKESSWTDITICNEHFTEDCFEHLAPGTGAVHLKPGAVPSLCFKSEPDEPELYSIELDQEPEETIEVALQCDQLSTCGSPCSYSEESESTSSSTAAQESPAPSDVSDSFMSDYGPMLQKIVNIDMIRAKAALLQTKGKYVVNEKRLLQLFSHKCPSCGSKVKMEKVTHGVLIILNQQCLQCDYRNQWKSQVNASVPTAEDQCLTEVVEVDLTPETQQTVSTDDNSRTFSDEKSDYTDETEESGDESDRNSDEDWNPAEEHLMDNELHDDSEDETGEEEEEDDDLPFASKHSQLCTECGKFFNKQRPHTCEHKMKPYSCNVCGRRFINDPALNLHSKIHDANYELPCKYCHVTFKTKVDKITHQQIHLSEIKPYKCPDCSETFATNKERRIHRVDHGGPPQLKCDICGIEFTRPYILQRHLAVHTGEKPFKCSVCQRGFSQPSHLKSHMRLHTGERPFKCQHCDKSFNHNVSLKSHVQRYHSSSSEREQKKDKINRTVSYSVHAEENVNMGGKDFEHDKEVELQKQSKGMPKRKRKSSGRPIGRPKRNAAGNLVLAGEMQGQPSNTKTAKVKVRKLKRTRCSDEESEDEPTKSDMSFDSTEEEEENSEKVTMRASKSRGKAKDSDGDSDFEPEEKKKKRYSSQNSGKSSGKGRGRPRKKQVVKDM, from the exons ATGTGCTCCGTCGTCGGATGTGATTCGGGGCTTCGCAGTGCCCTACGGTTCAAGTTACCGGAGGACCCAGAGAGGAGACTGGAGTGGGTTCAGTTCCTTTTCGAAGTCAACGGGCAACGACTTAAAGAATCGTCCTGGACTGATATCACCATTTGTAATGAACACTTTACTGAAGACTGCTTTGAACACCTGGCTCCAGGGACTGGCGCGGTCCACCTAAAGCCCGGTGCTGTCCCATCACTGTGTTTCAAGTCGGAGCCAGACGAACCGGAGCTGTACTCCATAGAGCTGGATCAG GAGCCTGAAGAAACCATAGAAGTTGCTTTGCAATGTGATCAACTTAGCACATGTGGCAGTCCATGTTCCTATTCCGAAGAATCAGAATCAACTTCATCTTCAACGG cTGCCCAAGAAAGCCCTGCGCCGAGTGATGTTTCAGATTCTTTCATGTCTGATTATGGTCCGATGCTGCAAAAAATTGTGAACATTGATATGATTAGGGCAAA AGCTGCACTTCTGCAGACAAAAGGGAAGTACGTTGTGAATGAAAAACGCCTCCTCCAGTTGTTCAGCCACAAGTGCCCGTCATGTGGTTCTAAAGTAAAGATGGAGAAGGTCACCCATGGGGTGCTCATCATCTTGAACCAACAGTGTCTTCAGTGTGACTACAGAAACCAATGGAAAAGCCAAGTCAATGCCAGTGTCCCAACAGCTGAAGACCAATGCCTGACAGAAGTAGTAGAAGTAGACCTAACTCCAGAGACCCAACAG ACCGTGTCAACTGATGACAACAGCAGAACTTTTTCTGATGAGAAGAGTGATTACACGGATGAAACGGAGGAATCAGGTGATGAAAGTGACAGGAATTCAGACGAGGATTGGAATCCAGCGGAGGAGCATCTTATGGATAACGAGCTTCATGATGATTCAGAGGATGAAAccggagaggaagaggaagaagatgatGATCTTCCATTTGCCTCCAAACACAGCCAGCTCTGCACAGAGTGTGGAAAGTTTTTTAATAAACAGAGGCCTCACACATGCGAGCACAAAATGAAACCCTATTCTTGCAATGTTTGTGGAAGACGATTCATTAATGACCCTGCGCTAAATCTTCACAGCAAAATCCACGATGCAAACTATGAACTTCCATGCAAATACTGCCACGTTACATTCAAAACAAAGGTGGACAAGATCactcaccagcagatccacctAAGTGAAATAAAGCCCTATAAATGTCCCGACTGTTCAGAGACATTTGCCACAAATAAGGAACGCAGAATCCACCGGGTGGATCACGGAGGCCCCCCACAGTTAAAATGTGACATCTGTGGTATTGAATTTACCCGACCCTATATTCTCCAGAGACACTTAGCGGtgcacacaggagagaagccgtTCAAGTGTTCAGTGTGCCAACGTGGCTTCAGCCAGCCAAGCCACCTGAAATCCCACATGCGTCTGCACACAGGGGAGAGGCCTTTTAAATGTCAGCACTGTGACAAAAGCTTCAATCACAACGTGAGCTTGAAGAGTCACGTCCAGCGTTACCACTCATCGAGCTCTGAACGTGAACAGAAGAAGGATAAAATAAACAGAACTGTAAGCTACAGTGTTCATGCTGAGGAGAATGTTAACATGGGAGGGAAAGACTTTGAACATGATAAAGAAGTGGAGTTGCAGAAGCAGAGCAAAGGTATGCCAAAACGTAAAAGGAAGAGCTCCGGTAGACCCATAGGAAGGCCCAAGAGAAATGCAGCAGGCAACCTGGTTCTGGCTGGGGAAATGCAAGGCCAGCCTTCAAACACTAAGACTGCCAAAGTTAAGGTGCGGAAGTTAAAGAGAACACGCTGCAGTGATGAAGAAAGCGAGGATGAGCCGACCAAAAGCGACATGTCCTTTGACtcaacagaggaggaagaggagaataGTGAGAAAGTGACAATGAGAGCAAGCAAATCGAGAGGAAAGGCAAAAGATTCTGATGGCGACTCTGATTTTGAgccagaagaaaaaaagaaaaagaggtacAGCAGCCAGAATAGTGGTAAAAGCTCAGGGAAGGGAAGGGGAAGACCAAGAAAGAAGCAAGTAGTTAAAgacatgtaa